One window of candidate division WOR-3 bacterium genomic DNA carries:
- a CDS encoding thiamine pyrophosphate-dependent dehydrogenase E1 component subunit alpha translates to MEIRTFEIEPFTKEPYRLLDEEGKPLFDFEPEDFGLSKEFLLRLYKDILLTREIDRMGWILVRQGKAYFYISIGGQETSHVASLYALEKDDLVMPFYRTVPSLHVRGAKVEEIFAQIMGRASDPLKGRQMPGHFGKKDLNIFVLGSPVGLGHPVAMGIAMGIKYKKENKVIISYGGEGSTSEGHFHSAMNFASVFGLPLIIFIVNNQYAISVPRVKQTASETIAIKAKAYGAEGYYIDGNDALITYLVTKKCVNEARLNKRPFLIEAETYRFDPHSSADDDKKYRSREELEMWKRKDGLLRLKKYLEYLGIWNEEKDEFLKREIEEKLNKIVEEVEKIPFPEPRDMFYEVYVKTPWYLEEEYLELKKEMEG, encoded by the coding sequence ATGGAAATTAGGACTTTTGAAATTGAGCCATTTACAAAAGAGCCGTACAGGCTTTTGGATGAAGAAGGTAAACCTCTTTTTGATTTTGAGCCCGAAGATTTTGGTTTATCTAAGGAATTTCTTCTAAGACTCTATAAAGATATTCTTCTGACAAGGGAGATTGATAGAATGGGATGGATTCTTGTAAGGCAGGGAAAGGCTTATTTTTATATTTCTATAGGTGGACAGGAAACTTCTCATGTTGCTTCTTTATATGCACTTGAAAAGGATGACCTTGTTATGCCTTTTTACAGAACTGTTCCTTCTTTACATGTAAGAGGTGCTAAAGTTGAGGAAATTTTTGCTCAGATAATGGGAAGAGCTTCTGATCCTTTAAAAGGTAGACAGATGCCAGGTCATTTTGGAAAAAAAGATTTAAATATTTTTGTTTTGGGTTCACCTGTTGGTCTTGGACATCCAGTTGCTATGGGTATTGCTATGGGAATAAAGTATAAAAAGGAAAATAAAGTAATTATTTCCTATGGAGGAGAAGGTTCAACTTCTGAAGGACATTTTCATTCTGCGATGAATTTTGCTTCTGTTTTTGGTTTACCCTTAATAATTTTTATAGTTAATAATCAGTATGCTATTTCAGTTCCAAGGGTAAAACAAACAGCTTCAGAAACAATTGCCATAAAAGCAAAGGCTTACGGTGCTGAGGGTTACTATATTGATGGAAATGATGCTTTAATTACATATCTTGTAACAAAGAAGTGTGTAAATGAGGCAAGATTAAATAAAAGACCTTTTTTAATTGAAGCAGAAACTTACAGATTTGATCCCCATTCTTCAGCAGACGATGATAAAAAATACAGAAGCAGAGAAGAATTAGAAATGTGGAAAAGAAAGGATGGGCTTTTAAGATTAAAAAAATATTTAGAATATCTTGGTATATGGAATGAGGAAAAGGATGAGTTTTTGAAAAGGGAAATAGAGGAAAAACTTAACAAGATTGTGGAAGAGGTCGAGAAAATTCCTTTTCCTGAACCAAGGGATATGTTTTATGAGGTTTATGTTAAAACTCCATGGTATCTTGAAGAAGAATACTTGGAATTAAAAAAGGAAATGGAGGGGTAA
- a CDS encoding alpha-ketoacid dehydrogenase subunit beta translates to MAKMTIGEALRNALDIKLYEDERVLVFGEDVGKKGGVFTITEGLQDKYGEERVFDTPLDEDGILGMAAGLALYGLRPVAEIQFIDFIWPGFDVLISDIAKERFRSGGQFSVPLVIRSPYGGGVKGGLYHSQSPEAIFAHIPGLKVIIPSNPYDAKGLLISAIEDEDPVIFLEPKKIYFAFKEEVPEEKYTVPIGKAKILKEGKDLTIISYGYIIHECKKAVEELEKEGISCELIDLRTIIPFDGETILNSVAKTGRVMIVVEAPRINSFASELSAFISERAIFYLDAPIVRVTGWDTPFPYILEHLYMPSQKRILRAAKKLLEGGF, encoded by the coding sequence ATGGCTAAAATGACAATAGGTGAAGCATTAAGGAATGCTCTTGATATAAAACTTTATGAGGATGAAAGAGTTTTGGTTTTTGGTGAGGATGTTGGAAAAAAAGGCGGAGTTTTTACAATAACAGAGGGATTGCAGGATAAATATGGAGAAGAAAGGGTTTTTGATACTCCCCTTGATGAGGACGGAATTCTTGGAATGGCAGCAGGACTTGCTTTGTACGGATTAAGACCCGTGGCTGAAATTCAATTTATTGATTTTATATGGCCGGGTTTTGATGTTCTTATTTCTGATATAGCAAAGGAAAGGTTTCGGTCAGGAGGACAGTTCAGTGTTCCACTTGTTATAAGGTCTCCTTACGGTGGAGGAGTAAAAGGCGGTTTATATCATTCGCAGAGTCCTGAGGCAATTTTTGCCCATATTCCGGGGCTTAAAGTGATAATTCCTTCTAATCCTTATGATGCAAAGGGTCTTTTAATTTCAGCAATTGAGGATGAAGATCCTGTTATTTTTCTTGAACCAAAAAAAATTTATTTTGCCTTTAAAGAGGAAGTTCCAGAAGAAAAATACACTGTCCCAATAGGAAAGGCAAAAATTTTAAAGGAAGGAAAAGATTTAACGATTATAAGTTATGGGTATATAATTCATGAGTGCAAGAAAGCAGTGGAAGAATTAGAAAAAGAAGGTATTTCCTGTGAACTTATTGATTTGAGGACAATAATTCCCTTTGACGGAGAGACTATTCTTAATTCAGTGGCAAAGACAGGAAGGGTTATGATAGTTGTTGAGGCTCCAAGAATAAATTCTTTTGCCTCAGAGCTTTCAGCTTTTATTTCTGAAAGGGCTATTTTCTATTTAGATGCACCGATTGTGAGAGTTACTGGCTGGGATACACCTTTTCCCTATATTCTTGAACACCTTTATATGCCTTCTCAAAAGAGAATTTTAAGAGCTGCTAAGAAGCTCCTGGAAGGAGGTTTTTAA
- a CDS encoding dihydrolipoamide acetyltransferase family protein gives MPFVLKLPEIAESVVEGEILKWLKKEGEFVKKNEPIVEVETQKVTVEIPSPFEGILYKILEKEGNVVEVGKPIAIMIEKGEKVEGEIELSASSEEKEESIVSPVTNLEKEKIKTPFYVEEKVKLPLEPPYIKGKVLATPSARKLARELGIDLSKIAFEKKRIFKKDVLEIKEKLEKEKAKEKFEAEKEVIPLRGLRREIAQRLRESKSKAVHTLHVDEADLTELVKLREKMKELAEKEGVKLTFMPFVIKASVSALKKHPYVNATFDDEKSEIVLHKEYNIGVAVATEQGLIVPVVKNCERKSLLDIAREISILSEKARKRELNLEDVQGGTFSITNIGSIGGLFSFPVINYPQVAILGFHSIKKRPVVNEKGEIVIRDMVYLSLSFDHRVIDGAEAALFMKDLIKYLETPELLFLESI, from the coding sequence ATGCCTTTTGTGCTTAAATTACCTGAGATTGCTGAAAGTGTTGTTGAGGGAGAAATTTTAAAGTGGCTTAAAAAGGAAGGTGAATTTGTTAAAAAGAATGAACCCATTGTTGAAGTTGAAACTCAAAAAGTAACAGTTGAAATTCCCTCTCCCTTTGAAGGTATTTTATACAAGATACTTGAAAAAGAAGGGAATGTTGTAGAAGTGGGTAAACCTATAGCAATTATGATTGAAAAGGGAGAAAAAGTAGAAGGTGAAATAGAACTTAGTGCTTCTTCGGAAGAAAAAGAAGAAAGTATAGTTTCCCCTGTTACAAATTTAGAAAAGGAAAAAATAAAAACACCTTTTTATGTAGAGGAAAAAGTGAAATTACCTCTTGAACCACCTTATATAAAAGGAAAAGTCCTTGCGACTCCTTCAGCAAGAAAGCTTGCAAGGGAGCTTGGAATTGATTTAAGTAAAATAGCTTTTGAGAAAAAGAGAATATTTAAAAAGGATGTTTTAGAAATTAAAGAAAAACTTGAAAAAGAAAAAGCTAAAGAAAAATTTGAAGCTGAAAAAGAGGTAATTCCACTTAGAGGTTTAAGGAGGGAAATAGCACAAAGACTTAGAGAATCTAAATCAAAAGCGGTTCATACTCTGCATGTTGATGAGGCAGATTTAACAGAGCTTGTTAAATTAAGAGAAAAAATGAAGGAACTTGCGGAAAAGGAGGGTGTTAAACTTACCTTTATGCCCTTTGTAATAAAAGCTTCAGTTTCAGCTTTAAAAAAACATCCATATGTAAATGCCACATTTGATGATGAAAAGAGTGAAATAGTTTTGCATAAAGAATATAACATTGGTGTTGCAGTTGCTACAGAACAGGGTCTTATTGTTCCAGTTGTTAAAAATTGTGAAAGAAAAAGTCTTTTAGATATTGCAAGGGAAATATCTATACTATCTGAAAAAGCAAGAAAAAGGGAGCTAAACTTGGAAGATGTTCAGGGAGGCACTTTTTCAATAACTAATATAGGTTCTATAGGGGGTCTATTTTCTTTTCCTGTTATAAACTATCCACAGGTAGCAATTCTTGGATTTCATTCCATAAAAAAGAGACCGGTTGTAAATGAAAAGGGTGAAATTGTAATAAGGGATATGGTTTATCTTTCTCTTTCCTTTGATCACAGAGTAATAGATGGTGCTGAAGCTGCACTTTTTATGAAGGATTTAATAAAATATTTAGAAACTCCGGAACTTTTATTTCTTGAAAGCATTTAG
- the lpdA gene encoding dihydrolipoyl dehydrogenase, with amino-acid sequence MDYKTIVIGAGPGGYVCAIRLSQLGIKTLVVDKNYIGGVCLNVGCIPTKALIHAAHIIESNEKAKKEIGFNFSDFSYDIEKLREWKDKIVKRLVTGIMSLWKSYNVDFIKGEAIFDSDKKIKVKTEEGEIKEFTVENIVIATGSSPFILKGFEPDGEFIWTSDDAVSLKKVPEKLLILGGGAIGLEFAYVYKNLGSDVEVIELMDQILPGMDKEMAQELTKILKRKGIKIFTERRAKEVSVKNKKVNLLVDYKDKEEVYEGDVLLISIGRKPNSRIEGIEKLGLKINEKGFIQVDKKRRANEKGIYAIGDVAEPPLLAHKASREGIVAAEVIKGLNSEFDPRCIPSVVYTIPEFASCGMTEEEARNKGIDVEIGRFPLIASGRALTYGENMGLAKIIVNKENDEVIGVHIISPEASSLIGEGALAIEMGATSEDIGLTIHPHPTFSEILMEAAENVHKRAIHILNR; translated from the coding sequence ATGGATTATAAAACAATTGTTATAGGAGCAGGCCCCGGAGGGTATGTTTGTGCAATAAGACTTAGTCAACTTGGGATTAAAACTCTTGTTGTAGATAAAAATTATATAGGTGGTGTTTGTTTAAATGTCGGATGTATTCCTACAAAGGCTTTAATTCATGCTGCTCATATTATAGAATCAAATGAAAAGGCAAAAAAGGAGATTGGATTTAATTTTTCCGACTTCAGTTATGATATAGAAAAATTGAGGGAATGGAAAGATAAAATTGTAAAAAGACTTGTTACAGGTATTATGAGTTTATGGAAATCTTATAATGTTGATTTTATAAAGGGTGAAGCGATTTTTGATTCTGATAAAAAGATAAAAGTTAAAACAGAAGAAGGTGAAATAAAGGAGTTTACGGTTGAAAACATAGTAATAGCAACAGGTTCCAGTCCCTTTATACTTAAGGGGTTTGAACCTGATGGTGAATTTATCTGGACAAGTGATGATGCAGTTTCTTTAAAGAAAGTTCCTGAAAAACTTTTAATACTTGGAGGTGGAGCAATAGGTCTTGAATTTGCTTATGTTTATAAAAATCTGGGAAGTGATGTTGAGGTAATTGAGCTTATGGATCAAATTTTACCTGGAATGGATAAAGAAATGGCTCAGGAATTAACAAAGATTCTTAAAAGAAAAGGAATAAAGATTTTCACTGAAAGAAGGGCAAAGGAAGTTTCAGTTAAAAATAAAAAGGTAAACTTACTTGTTGATTATAAGGATAAAGAAGAAGTTTATGAAGGTGATGTATTACTTATCTCTATTGGAAGAAAACCAAATTCAAGAATAGAAGGTATTGAAAAACTTGGTTTAAAAATAAATGAAAAGGGTTTTATACAAGTTGATAAAAAAAGAAGAGCAAATGAAAAGGGTATATATGCAATTGGAGATGTAGCTGAACCACCACTTTTAGCACATAAGGCTTCAAGGGAAGGTATTGTTGCAGCAGAGGTTATAAAAGGACTTAATTCCGAGTTTGATCCAAGATGTATTCCTTCTGTTGTCTATACAATTCCTGAGTTTGCATCCTGTGGAATGACAGAAGAGGAGGCAAGGAATAAGGGAATTGATGTAGAAATTGGGAGATTTCCTTTAATTGCAAGTGGAAGGGCTTTAACTTATGGGGAAAATATGGGGCTTGCAAAGATAATAGTGAATAAAGAAAATGATGAAGTTATAGGAGTTCATATAATTTCTCCTGAAGCATCTTCTTTAATTGGAGAAGGAGCTCTTGCTATTGAAATGGGTGCTACTTCAGAGGATATAGGTCTAACAATTCATCCTCACCCAACTTTCAGTGAAATATTAATGGAAGCAGCAGAAAATGTTCATAAAAGAGCAATTCATATTTTAAATAGATAA
- a CDS encoding secondary thiamine-phosphate synthase enzyme YjbQ, with translation MEILTVQTREREQYVEITEEIRKIIKNKKFEKGILFLYVPHTTCGITVNESYDPAVAQDIMHSLHLIAPPKGPYKHTEGNADAHVKTTITGNSLFLFVEDGDLVLGKWQGVFLAEYDGPRTRKVYLKFFKEF, from the coding sequence ATGGAAATTTTAACAGTTCAAACAAGGGAAAGAGAACAATATGTTGAAATTACCGAGGAGATTAGAAAAATTATTAAAAATAAGAAGTTTGAAAAAGGTATATTATTTTTATATGTTCCCCATACAACTTGTGGTATAACTGTTAATGAGAGTTATGACCCTGCTGTTGCTCAGGATATAATGCATTCTCTTCATCTTATTGCACCGCCAAAAGGTCCTTACAAACATACAGAGGGTAATGCAGATGCTCATGTAAAGACAACTATAACTGGAAACAGTTTATTTTTATTTGTTGAAGATGGTGATCTTGTTCTTGGAAAGTGGCAGGGGGTTTTTTTAGCAGAATATGATGGTCCGAGAACAAGAAAAGTTTATTTAAAATTTTTTAAGGAGTTTTGA
- a CDS encoding MBL fold metallo-hydrolase, whose amino-acid sequence MKRIFNLGDLKLIHLSFGTFKLDGGAMFGVVPKVLWSKSIKPDRNNRITLGLNPLLVIGKDFKLLIDNGTGNKYSEKEFEIYGIKLKSDPFKIYGIKKEEITHVVLTHLHFDHAGGSTEYVDDKLSISYPNAIFYVQKKEFEDAMNPNERTRASYKKENFEPIYIEGKLFLIDGDMEILPGIKLIHTGGHTRGHQFVLIESKGEKAIYFGDIVPTSYHVPLPYIMGYDTFPLLTLEVRRKYYELASKEKWLTFFEHDPIPRAGLIKENDGKYFFEEIKP is encoded by the coding sequence ATGAAAAGAATTTTTAATTTAGGAGATCTTAAATTAATACATTTATCTTTTGGAACATTTAAACTTGATGGGGGGGCAATGTTTGGTGTTGTTCCTAAGGTTTTATGGTCAAAAAGCATAAAACCTGATAGGAATAACAGGATAACACTTGGTTTAAATCCCCTTTTAGTAATAGGTAAGGATTTTAAACTTTTAATAGATAATGGAACTGGTAATAAATATTCTGAAAAGGAATTTGAAATTTATGGAATTAAATTAAAAAGTGATCCCTTTAAAATTTATGGAATAAAGAAAGAAGAAATAACTCATGTTGTTTTGACTCATTTACATTTTGATCATGCTGGTGGTTCAACAGAGTATGTTGATGATAAACTATCTATTTCTTATCCAAATGCAATTTTTTATGTCCAGAAGAAAGAATTTGAAGATGCGATGAATCCAAATGAAAGGACAAGGGCTTCTTATAAAAAAGAAAACTTTGAGCCTATTTATATAGAAGGAAAACTTTTTTTAATAGATGGTGATATGGAAATTTTACCTGGTATAAAACTCATTCATACAGGTGGACACACACGGGGACATCAATTTGTTTTGATAGAAAGTAAAGGTGAAAAGGCAATTTATTTTGGTGATATAGTTCCGACAAGTTATCATGTTCCGCTTCCCTATATAATGGGATATGATACATTCCCTCTTTTAACACTTGAGGTTAGAAGAAAATATTATGAATTAGCATCAAAGGAAAAGTGGCTTACTTTTTTTGAACATGACCCTATCCCAAGAGCAGGTTTAATAAAAGAAAATGATGGTAAATATTTTTTTGAGGAAATAAAACCTTGA